The Dermacentor variabilis isolate Ectoservices chromosome 4, ASM5094787v1, whole genome shotgun sequence genome contains the following window.
CGAGTTCATCTGGGAGACGCCGCCTCGGGAAGAGTTCGTGTACTACAGCTGCGCCAACGTCGTAGCACGACCTGCACCGCCCGCTGCCGACGGGCAGCGCGGTCCAAGCgacgacgacgtcgacgccgacggcCACAACCGAGACCGCGTCGACGCTAGGGCCGCGCGAGCCGCCACTGAACTCAGCATGGCCGCTGGGCCCCAGGTGACGAGGATGTCTCCCGAAGAGACCCTTTTTTCCCTTTGCCTATAAGCTGGCGTTGTAAGGCAGTGCTTCCGATCGGCTGATTCAGACACGCGGTCACTCTATAACGCACATCGTATGAGCGGATGCAACTGCGTGGTATAGCGGTACGAGCGGAGCTGTGCCATGTGTAGCACAATGATATTACTGCGTGGACTGTTGTACTACAGTGGCTCGTGGACCGTTCTTCCTTGCCAGCGTTGTTCATATCTCGGCTCCTTTTTGGTCTGCcaatttttgggtgaaggaatcTGGGAAAAATTTAGAGCCTCGTCTAGAATATGACGTCACACGTCACTATATCGTGTTGCGCGATGGCGCCTCGCCAGTAATTGTCAACTAGTTTCACAACGCGTGCATTTTTGTAGGCGTGCACAATCTTGAGCATAGTTATCGTAGAGGAAAATACGCCTCCCTCCCCCTTAACCTAACGCTTATTGAATGGTGGTATAAGACTGCGTATGTCAAgcaaagactgcctatgcaaaagCTTTTCTCTTACGTTGTTGTCTTTTATTTATATGGTCGACTTTATTTATCCATTGATGTCCTGTTACCCATGCCAAGGACGTGATACTTCGAATTGTGCAGTCATGGCAGACGGTTCCAATGTGTCGGCTGTGTTTCTACGAACACGCGATGTACGTGAGCAGTCtgcatgcaaaaataatttctgacTACTAACAGGAAAAGCTCTCCGCAGTTTTATAGGCTTAAGACGCACATTCTTAGTGACTTTCTTCGCCTTGCACTGGGCGCGAGCCAAGCGTATCAAAtctgaaaaatgaaataaaaaatattaTTACTCTTATACAACAACGAGTGAACCCAGTCGTCGAGATTGCATGTCTAATTCAGAGTGCGTCTTGTGTGCTGTGAAATACTGGAGGGGGCTGGACTGGACGATTATTGTGGAAAGAATACAAACTCACTATGGCTGTCGTCTTCACTGTGCAGAAAATGGATTTTTTGCTTCCAGAGTGGCGAAACGTCGTGGTCTTTTAGATCTATATTTAGAAACTGGAACCTAATGTTGCGGGCCGAATAAAGGTGTGGTTCCCTTTAGACTTTGAGCTTATGACAGACTAAGCCCCCAGCGACTGGGACTGTGCACCGAAATACCAAGCTGAATACCGCCAACTAGAACGGCAGTGGTGCCTTTATTACCTCAACGGTAATAATAGCGCACACCGCTCTTGAAGCCGCTATAAGTGAATTGTGCATAGTTCACATTCTGGTCACGTAGTGTATCTACAAATGGGCACGGAGTGCGTCTATCAAGATGGAAGTAGTGGGTGCTTATAGTGTCCTAAAGTGACTTCATTGTGACGAAGCTTGGGATGTAGTAATTAGACATACGTAGGTAACCACACATTTGGAGAGAAAGGGGTAATCTTAATTACATGCCTTTATTCCACAAAAAAACTTCTTTTTGTGCTCACAAAATTCAACTTAGCGCACGGTGCTGATTCAAGCAGATTGATGCAGCGGAGTAATTTTTTGTTTTGCGCATACGACAAGAACAAAATAAGGTGTCAGTAACTGCTAGGCACGAAAATTTTATTAAGCATGTCTAGCGGTTTCAACAGAGGCTGCGTCTGACTATGGGAATATTCTTCAATATGTACCTTCTTGGTGTGAGACAACATGGCCATGAAAAACGAGGATATTAAGGCAACAAGTGTTGGCCACCCAAGTGTTAGGTGCGATCTCTTACGCTGATTTATTAGGATCAGAAATTGATAGAAAAGAAATGTAACCCGACAGTAATTGGAACCATTTATTATTACTCAACTAGTCGGCTTGCGGCTCAGTAAGATCGTGAGCTAAAAATCAActtatttattttgcagataagCTTGGGCGAAAGAAAAATCACAAAAACAATATGTTCAATACGAATGGGTTGCCTTTATTATCACGTCAGCGACACCTAACTGAGTGGACGTATCCCAACAGTATTAAAAGTCCAGCTACAGTAAAGGGTGTTCGACTGAGCATTTAAATGTCCCGCTGGCTTCAATGAAGTGCAAGGAACACGTACGCCTTTTGTTCCGACTCACAAGAAACATTCTCGCAGATTCTATGCCTCAGTCGTGATCACGGTGGGAAGTTGGTCTATCCTTCCACCTGACACTGCAACTCAGCCTGCGGTGCCATTCCTTGACACTGAGCAAGCGAAGTGGGCGCATTGATGCCGACGCTTGCCTGTTTTTGCACACTTGTCATCAGCAGATTAATGGCCATCAATACAATCGCTATTAAAACTTTAATTGATCAGTCGCGCAGGCCTGATAAATGTTTATTGTAAGTGTCGGTAATCAAGTACGCAGTTCTGCTTAGTGTGTGTGATGTGCTTTGGAGTTTAAGTGAGCGATCCCCGAATGGTAGCTGTTTGTAATATTCAGAGACACTCTAGGGCCAAGTGGAGCGTTGGTAAGTCCGTTTGTGCGCAGTTGGATACGTAGTTATTTGCATTTTTCGAAAGTTCTGGTACTCTCAAATGGGGTGAGTTCACGCGCACGATGGAGTACAATCGAGCGTAGTAAAGACACATTACTGCAGGTTCCAGGAGTTAAGTTGCGAAAATCAAATGACAATTACTTTCGCAAGAGTTGTCGCCATCGCTTTCGTTTTCGTGGATTGAGACTTGTGTGCAACGACAGTCGCGTGGACATGGAATGCATATAATCTCGAACCCAGTACCTTCGATTCTACGCGTGCTAGAAGTCCTATTACCTGTTGCGCATGTACAAGAGAGTTCTATAGGTCGAACTGACGTTTGTAGGCACTCTACTTGTCTGTGCCTATCATTGATAAAATGGCTGAGGAACGACTtgataattttttctttctgttttgcgtGATACCCTAGTATATGTGATGCGGTCACAGAGATTCTCGAAATATGTCTGTATTCGATAACATACCTGACCTGTTTGTTTTTGTGCATGGTCTTCGCATCTTCTTTTGAATATGGTGTAAATTAAGTGCGAAATGCAGGAACATCAGTAAATTTCACTGCATGACGCCCTTAATCTCTTTCTAGGTTATTCCGAAGTCCATTGACCGAGGTAGGAGGTGTTCACTGAAGAATCGGGAGATACATCCAGGACAACAACGCCAACCTTTGCCAGACCGCTCGCCAGCATTGAACACGGTTGATGAAGTGAAGAACACGGCCCCGGATGCATCTGCACCTAAGATATCCGAGTGCAATACCGTGTCATGGTCGACGCGTCGCCTTGCCTCCCGGCAGAAACGCCTTTACACAATTGACCAAAACAGCTCCGAGCAAGATAACAGCGAAGAAATTCGGAACGAGGAAAGGTTGCGTCATCGCGATGATATCACAGGTGCGGGAGAAATTGCTGATGAGCTGAGACTGGCCGGAAGCGCAAAACTGAAAACGCGCAAGAAGGATTGCCGTTTGTCAAACACCGTCAAAAAAGACCTGCTATTCAGCATCAGTCCGAGAATGGCGGCCAGCGGACGCTTGAAGGCGGCGCCTGTCGGTGTGTCCCCGGGCGTAGGCGAGGGAGCGAATGCGATTACGTATTCTGCGAGCCATTTCGCGATGGACTGCGAAAGGGCCACGCAAGAACCTACTGTCGTCGAACCCAGCCCAGTGACCCTTCTATACCCGGCACTCAGCACTGACCCGTGGTCCGCTTCTATTCCGTGCTCTGCCGAAAACGCGGTCTGGCCGCCTCCATGGAGCGGAACTTTCACGAGGCTCTCCTCGGCAGACGGCTCCGATCGGATGGTAAACAACAGCAAATTTGCTGCCGATGCTTTAGCTGCACAAAGCCACCTTCCTCGTCTGGAATCTACAGGTACAGGATACAAGTATGGACCTGCATGCTCACGTATGTGTCGCGAACCAGCGAAGACAATGTCCGAGGCGCCAGGGTCGACCAGCAAGAGATATGCTAATTCCGAAGCAACGCGTCTGAACCGCAATGCTTCCAACGCCGGTAATGCAGAGCAAGCAAGTGGACTGCTCCAACGTGCGCTCCTAAATACGGGTGAGGACCCAAAAAATGAATCCGGGTTCCCGAGACTTACTGCCTCCCGAAACGAGAGTGTCTCGGAAGCTGAGGGTCGAGCATTAAAAAAAGGCACTGAGAAGGACAAATTTTATTTAGTTTGCGCGCCAGACTCCCGGtatcaaagtaagtctggcgCGCAACGCCTTTTGCAAACGGGCGAGGCGCCGACCGCACACAGAATCGACACCTGGCATGAAAGGAAGACAGGTATTGGCATGATAACGGATACCGCGAAAAGTGACATCAAAAGCACAGGGAGTATAAAAACGTTATCGTCATGGTCGCCTATGGAAGATCACATACTGGCTCGCCCATACGGGCGCTGCAGTTCTGCTGGTGCCACTTCGCAAAGCATTGCATGTGGATATGGGTTGGTAGCCGCGAGCAGTCATCACATCTACGACACGATGATGTCAACGGGGGCATTAAAGTTCGACGTAGGGTCGTCACTACGCCTAAAGGGGCAGCCCGCCGATAACATTGCCACTTTGTTCACCCGTGAGAACGCATGCTTAAGACGGACATCACTGCGTGCTAAGAGCCACACTGTTGTGTATCGACCCTCCCATTCGAAACAACCGCCGGAAATCCGAAGCGAAACAAACCATTTTCCGACTGTAGCAGCTGGCTTGGATCCGTCGACTCTGCTTTGCGAAGTGTTGAAAAATAAACTCGAGTCATCGCACGGTGGATTACCGCAGTCGGTGATGCGTGTGCACGAAATACGAGCAAAACAGACTCCGTCCCAGACAGCTAAGGGCGTTGAATTCACCTCTTTGTGTAAGCCCTCGCATTCTGGGAAGCCTTCATACGGGCCATATAATCTTCCACGTATAATGACAGCAACAACGACGAAGGGTTCCACGACTGTACTGGATCGGATTGCTTATAAGAGGGACGGCGCATCGCACGGTATTCAACGTTTTGACGATGGGCTCAAGCCAGATGTTCCTGTATGCGTGCGGGTCTCTGTGTCTGGGGACATTGGAGCTCGCAGAGGAAGTTTATGCGAGCAGCCTACGAGAGATAAACCGTGGCATCCGGTACCGCGTCCGCGTACAATCTACATTTCGAAGAAGGAACGCAATGCGACAAAGGAGCAGCCGTCACGCGATGCGGTTTCTTGCCCCCGAAAGCTGCGTGAAGAAGGAGGAGAGGGTGAGCCGGTCAACACGAGGAGTGAACAGCCCAGAACTGAATGGACCAATCCGAGTGAGGATCGTGTGAAGCATAAAACGGCGCCGGATAAAACTCCGGCTGCCACTGATGAACGCGAGGGAGTCGAAGACATTGCAGAGGAGCACTGTTCGCCTGCTCAGCAAGCAACGCGGGCCAGTGAAACAACCGTACAGAAAACACCCATTGTTGAAAGCAATGCTGACAGCATAGAAGCCGATAAAATTGGTATTTATTCAATGCTCCTCGAAATAAAATGTGATAGCAGCGCTACATATGATGTTCCGACATTACTGTCAGCAAGCTTAACGAAGGAAGCTGAAAAGACAGAAATATTTTATAATGGGGATCACTGTGATGCATCTGCCGCGATTACTGCGAGAAAAGATGAGCTTGTCTTTCGAGAGACTGCACTTCCTCATTCTTTGGCGGTCAGCGAACGTCAGCACGTGAACAGCGAAGCTGCCAAACCAGTGTGCGACTGTGAACTGGTGGGCGGAAAGACAGTCGAATTGAACGGAATGTGTGCTCCAGGAGTGGAAGATTCACCGTTGCCTTACGCGACATCGAGAATTGCAGGAAAGCCGGAGAGGTTGCTGTATACCGAAATCGTGGTGGCCACGGTTGTATCGCTAACTTGCCTTGTGTGGATTGCAGCAGTGTTCCCTGCGCGCCGACTTGAGCTCACACGCATATTGCATATAAAGACTGGGAACGCTACAGAGCCGTCGTTCATAGCTCTAACGTTCCAAACGTTCCGGTACTCAACGGTGAGCGAAATAACTACGACGTCGACTAACGAAGCTTCATCCAGATCTTACTATTGCTCCTCTCATTTCTGTCTAAAAGAGGCCGCGTACGTGAAGTCTGTGATAAGAAAAGATGCGTCACCGTGCGACAACTTTTACCAATATGCGTGTAGCAAGTGGGAAAGTAAAACGCCGTTGTCTGCCATGGGACTTGGGGTATCGACGTCCGTGGATACAGTGATAGATGAATACATGTCTTCGGACCTCAGAGACTACATTCTCCGAAAGAAAAACGGCGGAGCGAATTCAGCTAGGTTCATTTACAAGGCGTGTATGTCGTCCTATCGCCATACTTCTGCTTTTCTCAAGTCCAAAATATTTTCTGCGCTACCGGTAAAGGCGTGGCCGTTTAACGCTACCATAAGTCCACTCGAAATATGGCGGACAGCTGGCATCATGACGCGAAAATACGGTGTTCCGGCACTTTTAAATGTTGTGGTAGGAATTGAAAGAGCTACAAACAATAGCATCGTGGAAGTTAAATTGCCTAGGCCTTTATTCTTCATGGGTGACGAGTCACGCCCAAACGTAAAACATATGTTTAGGAATGCGATTCGCGAAGCAGCGACAGAGTTTAACCATACAGCCATGGCGGCCAACTTGACAGCGCAAATCATGGCAGTATTCAAAGGCATCGCCATGGTCAGTGACAAACCAGCGGCTTCGAGAACTTGTCGGGTGAGGAAACTCAAGCACATAGACTACAGCGTACGAACGTTTATCACTGCCGTTTTCAACGGCGACATCAATCCGAACACGACCGTGGTCGTCGGGAACTCTGACGTGGTTCTTGGAGGGCTTGTCCGATTAACGCACAACTTGAGCGCGCAGCATTTTCTCAACTATCTGGGCTTCCGGTTACTCGTTCGCCTGGCCGTGCTACTGCCGGAACATCTCGTGAACCTCAGGCGTCTGTTCAGCGTCGAATTCACGGGGCGAGTTCTGCGGGATGACTTGAAGTGGCTCCTTTGTATGCGTCTTGCAGAGGCTGTGGTACCTGCCTGCCTGGAAAACCTGCAGGCGAAGATGTTTGCTGACAGGGGAGCACCTACTCTGGCCAGGTGGTTCTGGCTGCTGCAAATGGAAGATTTTTTCTCCAGAAACCTGCGCCTCTGTGCGTGGATATCGGAGAAGACTCTAAGCCTTATGGGAAAGAAGATGGAACGCTACAAGTTTGTTCACGTTTCGTTCGATAAAGCTTCGAGAAATAGCGCTATTTGTGAAAATGTGCGGAAATTGCTGGTTTCGAGAAGACGGCTGAGGAAGTCTCAGCTCGTGCCAGCCATTCTAGCTACGTGGGAGACGTACCAGGAGATGTACCTGAGCCAAACAAGTCAACGACTTTTACCAAGGGATCCGGGATTCCTCTTCGAAGTACATCCCAGGTTAGTGGTCAAAGCATGCTGACATCGCAGGCTGCCTGAAGCGACCAAGTTCGTAACTGAATAATATTTTAAAGTGTTAGCATTATGAGtgtcgcagagaaaaaaaaagtgtgtgggTGTGAAGAATGCGAAGCAGGGTGTGAGCCCAGggtagttggtattccatgctaaagtgactagcgtaAGAGTGGATACGGGACACtgaaaaggcgacaaggacaagggCTAACTTCCATCTCATTTTTATTACAAGAAGGTACGTATATATACTCTCGCGAACTTGATCATAATTGGTTACAATTCTGCAAGTCAACATTGGTCATCACAAATAAACAAGAACTCGccaaggcctaaggcggcctCCCACATACAGACCCCAAGTATGCAAGTATCGCTAGCATTGACTGTTAAAGAATTAGCATATTTGGGGTCTGTATGTGGTGGCCACCTTAGGCCTTGGGGCGGCCGTGGCGAGTTCTTGTTTGAGATGACCAATGTTGACTTGTAGAATTGtaactgattatgatcaagtgGGCGAGAGCATGTATACATACCTTTTTGTGATAAACACGAGTTTGAAGTTAGCgtttgtccttgtcgcctttttagtgtcccgtgtccactcttgcgctagtaaCTTCAGCATGATGTATGCGAAGTCGGTCACGTTGTAGAGGTAGAGAGGGGATGACAGCTTAGAAGAGCATGTCTCCGGAGCATCATCATTGCACTGCGCTCCACGAACGAAGAAGTAGGGCGTGTTTGGATTGAGCTCCAGAGCAACgatttgcaatgtggtgaacgtggtATAAATCACGGACATGTGACGTCAAAGACGTGCCACGCAAtactaacgcatttctctcgtatTTGCCGGTCAATCACCAATGaactttttctgttttcttaaGCTTCCGCACACTGTTGTGCACAGTCGAAAGGATCACACTTGCAGTCCACCTTCGACAGCTCTTTCATTTGGGAGTAGGACAATGACGTATAGAAATGTGAAGATTACGCAGTGATGCATAGCTGCATCACTGATAAAAGAAGGTGAGTTACAGCTAGAGTTGCTCGACCATATATTATAGCTCTAGATTGCGCAACAATGTGGCACAACTTCCAATATGACCAACATTACGATCGACAGCATCGATTTCGTGTCCCACTTCAGCGTTTGATCAGTGTTGTGCAAGACCTCTACATCAGAACAAtcaagtaaaacaaaacaaaaaattaacCGGAGCATTTCCCGAGGCGGCACTACGCTGGGATATCGCGTTACCTCCTTGTCACTTTGTCAGAAATAACGGTTTCGCGGAGCAACCGCTTCACGAGTAGGCGCATATACCGGATAAAATCTGTTCGTTTCAAGCCGACGCTCTCGAGGGGCTCGGCATAAAAATAAAGACATCGTGGAGAGTGCAGCACGATGCACGAATTCAGAAATGCAGCCTAACAGTATGCGG
Protein-coding sequences here:
- the LOC142579834 gene encoding uncharacterized protein LOC142579834, which codes for MAASGRLKAAPVGVSPGVGEGANAITYSASHFAMDCERATQEPTVVEPSPVTLLYPALSTDPWSASIPCSAENAVWPPPWSGTFTRLSSADGSDRMVNNSKFAADALAAQSHLPRLESTGTGYKYGPACSRMCREPAKTMSEAPGSTSKRYANSEATRLNRNASNAGNAEQASGLLQRALLNTGEDPKNESGFPRLTASRNESVSEAEGRALKKGTEKDKFYLVCAPDSRYQSKSGAQRLLQTGEAPTAHRIDTWHERKTGIGMITDTAKSDIKSTGSIKTLSSWSPMEDHILARPYGRCSSAGATSQSIACGYGLVAASSHHIYDTMMSTGALKFDVGSSLRLKGQPADNIATLFTRENACLRRTSLRAKSHTVVYRPSHSKQPPEIRSETNHFPTVAAGLDPSTLLCEVLKNKLESSHGGLPQSVMRVHEIRAKQTPSQTAKGVEFTSLCKPSHSGKPSYGPYNLPRIMTATTTKGSTTVLDRIAYKRDGASHGIQRFDDGLKPDVPVCVRVSVSGDIGARRGSLCEQPTRDKPWHPVPRPRTIYISKKERNATKEQPSRDAVSCPRKLREEGGEGEPVNTRSEQPRTEWTNPSEDRVKHKTAPDKTPAATDEREGVEDIAEEHCSPAQQATRASETTVQKTPIVESNADSIEADKIGIYSMLLEIKCDSSATYDVPTLLSASLTKEAEKTEIFYNGDHCDASAAITARKDELVFRETALPHSLAVSERQHVNSEAAKPVCDCELVGGKTVELNGMCAPGVEDSPLPYATSRIAGKPERLLYTEIVVATVVSLTCLVWIAAVFPARRLELTRILHIKTGNATEPSFIALTFQTFRYSTVSEITTTSTNEASSRSYYCSSHFCLKEAAYVKSVIRKDASPCDNFYQYACSKWESKTPLSAMGLGVSTSVDTVIDEYMSSDLRDYILRKKNGGANSARFIYKACMSSYRHTSAFLKSKIFSALPVKAWPFNATISPLEIWRTAGIMTRKYGVPALLNVVVGIERATNNSIVEVKLPRPLFFMGDESRPNVKHMFRNAIREAATEFNHTAMAANLTAQIMAVFKGIAMVSDKPAASRTCRVRKLKHIDYSVRTFITAVFNGDINPNTTVVVGNSDVVLGGLVRLTHNLSAQHFLNYLGFRLLVRLAVLLPEHLVNLRRLFSVEFTGRVLRDDLKWLLCMRLAEAVVPACLENLQAKMFADRGAPTLARWFWLLQMEDFFSRNLRLCAWISEKTLSLMGKKMERYKFVHVSFDKASRNSAICENVRKLLVSRRRLRKSQLVPAILATWETYQEMYLSQTSQRLLPRDPGFLFEVHPRLAESLQTVYVPPGLVNASVPENSTMLAFHLSRVATRLFRTLVPLASAEGGQCSVPSALTQQSQRSLVRLRKCLAKDAQSLPSQLQPRAADVLWDGEGREGDEAGFAILAQTAALGLAFAAFKDMLHVDLIWRLNFRFASLANVSADQLFFLYYALDNCEHSDRTHRAHEYSAWRRLPAEQRVNLPLRQMAHFAEAFGCESGRSAMAPMNRCGVLRWPAPRPGLWNDGG